TTCATGTAAATACCCCAAACAACATTCCCATCAATCCAAAATAGTGTAACCATAAGTGAAGCGGTGTCGATTACCGATCTTGAAAGAAACATAAGCATCAACACAAGCAGACTCAATCTGTGGTTGAGTAAGGTATTTCTGACTCCAATTACTCTCACTAACATCTGCAGGTTTTTCAATCTCTCCAGAACGGAAAACAGCTCTAGCTAATCCCATCAACCCAAAAGTCTTATATTCCTTCCGACGATAGTTCCGGCCAGCAACCAAATCCCTAAGATCAACTGCTTTCCCAAGACAAATATCAAAATCCATTTCAAGCTTAAACGCAACATCTTCAATTCCAACTCCAACAAATCTCAGATTCTCGTCTTCAAGAAACCAATGAAGAGATCTAGGGACCTTATCAGAACGTAAGATCTGAAAAATCAAACATCTACGACCAACACAGAGTTGTAGTATTGCTGCCGGATATTCATGGTAAGGACCAAAAGCAGGTGGTTTCCATTCCACATCAAGAGCAACAATGAAACGCTGTCTAGACTCTTTTTCGGTACAGCGATCTAAAGTATCTTTGTAATCACTGTAAACCTGTTCAATCCAGTCATCAACTGTTGCAGCATCCTTAGTTACAGTGGTTTTGATTTTCACACCATCAACAGTTACAGAGTAAAGATCTTGTGTGTCTGGGTAGTAGTTGGGAAGAGTACGGATGGTCATGGTGAGTGGTTTTGAAGAGTGGTTTTCTCTTTTCTGGCTATGGAGGAGGGAGAGAAAGCTGTTTTGttgcagagaagagaagaaataaaTCCAAATGGGGAAATGGTGGTACTGTGTATAGCTGGCCTGGTATTAGTAGTGGGTGGAAAGGAAGTTAAAGGACAAAGACGGATTTGATAGAAAAAATAAATCAACGGAAGAAAGGACAGTTTATTTTTACATTTACGTCCGGAAAAGTGATCCGAGTGGGTTGTTGTCTGTGGAAGGGGAAATGTTGGAGTCTTGGAAAGATTAGACGGTGGAGATATGCACAGCAACAGCATTATATTCGCAAAAATAAATCAGCAGCAGAAAGGACGGTTTATTTTCATCCGTAAACTAAAAGATGATGTAAAGTTACAGTCTACAGCCAAATGGGTTTATAGGTACTGTCACGACAGTGTATTTTCTAGTCCCTAACCTTGACCACAGTGTATTTTCTAGTCTGTTGACTGGACCTATAGGTACTGTCAGTGTCACGACACCTCAAACAAGAAACTTCAAGAAAATTTTCAAATATCTTAGCTAAATTTAccctagcgtttttaggggccatcccaaaggatttaggggccatcaatttatacccagccaaagactctggttaaggggtaccctatatgatattgaagttacataaatgcccttatggtaaaactgtatgaaaaccaaatcaaaaacaattctactcatttcaactcttcttcttccagtttcctattatctttcgatcgtggaaggaaaaaaaaaatccgctccaaagtcaaattgccccaattaggtaagaatctatcatttttggggtttatttcgctttaattcggcgaatcgagaaaaaataattctagggttttcggttatttatccagattcgggcgatattcatgctcctttacttccgacagtattcgggagaaatatttgatggtcggccgaatattgttggtcatatcttcctggatacaaactggtaataatcggtagtttaatgaattttttgtctcccgaatatatttaagtagacacacagtattcggaagtacactcactaccgaatatatatatatatattgaaaaatctcaaaatttctgatataggaaaaatctcattttggggccagtatttattcggaagacaatataatgttatatacttccgattatttcaatttcaaaatttgaaaagtataagtttttcccaaattctgatttttgggtcatcgtacattcgggactttacaaaacaattatcctctgaatatagcaagttcaaaacaaaccacgccttggctctaggtggttccaagggccaatatagaatgttagacagcccatattcggaagtttgggtaactaattatacttccgattatttcaatttcaaaatttgaaaagtataagtttttcccaaattctgatttttgggccatcgtacattcgggactttacaaaacaattatcctccgaatatagcaagttcaaaacaaaccacgccttggctctaggtggttccaagggccaatatagaatgttagacagcccatattcggaagtttgtgtaactaattatacttccgattatttcaatttcaaaatttgaaaagtataagtttttcccaaattctgatttttgggccatcgtacattcgggactttacaaaacaattatcctccgaatatagcaagttcaaaacaaaccacgccttggctttaggtggttccaagggccaatatagaatgttagacagcccatattcggaagtttgggtaactaattatacttccgattatttcaatttcaaaatttgaaaagtataagtttttcccaaattctgatttttgggtcatcgtacattcgggactttacaaaacaattatcctctgaatatagcaagttcaaaacaaaccacgccttggctctaggtggttccaagggccaatatagaatgttagacagcccatattcggaagtttgggtaactaattatacttccgattatttcaatttcaaaatttgaaaagtataagtttttcccaaattctgatttttgggccatcgtacattcgggactttacaaaacaattatcctccgaatatagcaagttcaaaacaaaccacgccttggctctaggtggttccaagggccaatatagaatgttagacagctcatattcagaagtttgggtaactaattatacttccgattatttcaatttcaaaatttgaaaagtataagtttttcccaaattctgatttttggaccatcgtacattcggaactttacaaaacaattatcctccgaatatagcaagttcaaaacaaaccacgccttggctctaggtggttccaagggccaatatagaatgttagacagcccatattcggaagtttgggtaactaattatacttccgattatttcaatttcaaaatttgaaaagtataagtttttcccaaattctgatttttgggccatcgtacattcggaactttacaaaacaattatcctccgaatatagcaagttcaaaacaaaccacgccgtggctctaggtggttccaagggccaatatagaatgttagacagcccatattcggaagtttgggtaactaattatacttccgattatttcaatttcaaaatttgaaaagtataagtttttcccaaattctgatttttgggccatcgtacattcgggactttacaaaacaattatcctccgaatatagcaagttcaaaacaaaccacgccttggctctaggtggttccaagggccaatatagaatgttagaaagcccatattcggaagtttgggtaactaattatccttccgattatttcaatttcaaaatttgaaaagtataagtttttcccaaattctgatttttgggccatcgtacattcgggactttacaaaacaattatcctccgaatacagcaagttcaaaacaaaccacgccttggctctaggtggttccaagggccaatatagaatgttagacagcccatattcgaaaGTTTGGGTATCTAATTATCCTTCCGAttattttaatttcaaaatttgaaaagtataagtttttcccaaattctgatttttgggccatcgtacattctggactttacaaaacaattatcctccgaatatagcaagttcaaaacaaaccacgccttggctctaggtggttcagagggccaatatagaatgttagacagcccatattcgaaagtttgggtaactaattatacttccgattatttcaatttcaaaatttgaaaagtataagtttttcccaaattctgatttttgggccatcgtacattcggaactttacaaaacaattatcctctgaatatagcaagttcaaaacaaaccacgccttggctctaggtggttccaagggccaatatagaatgttagacaacccatattcggaagtttgggtaactaattatacttctgattatttcaatttcaaaatttgaaaagtataagtttttcccaaattctgatttttgggccatcgtacattcggaactttacaaaacaattatcctccgaataatatagtcgtgtttagaaataccaacttaatcggtagataagaatttaagttttccactgaatgtcttattcggaggtaatacgtgtatcgttaacaaccgattgtagtgcaccaatgatacgaaacctcaacggccatattttcaaaaattagatccgttggaactctaatctatataaggagggtaacccctctcagttattattgagtaacaaatctgaatgaaaaaccttttcaatggaaagtccatcatcaatcgacaactaCTTcgaagatcgcactcgctttttggatccgcatagacctcaccgtctgcatttgatgtggttttaacttggcaaccattacatgtccaattaaatccaacggatcatcatggttgtgacaaccgttatcaactttataca
The nucleotide sequence above comes from Papaver somniferum cultivar HN1 chromosome 8, ASM357369v1, whole genome shotgun sequence. Encoded proteins:
- the LOC113306141 gene encoding Werner syndrome ATP-dependent helicase homolog, producing the protein MTIRTLPNYYPDTQDLYSVTVDGVKIKTTVTKDAATVDDWIEQVYSDYKDTLDRCTEKESRQRFIVALDVEWKPPAFGPYHEYPAAILQLCVGRRCLIFQILRSDKVPRSLHWFLEDENLRFVGVGIEDVAFKLEMDFDICLGKAVDLRDLVAGRNYRRKEYKTFGLMGLARAVFRSGEIEKPADVSESNWSQKYLTQPQIESACVDAYVSFKIGNRHRFTYGYTILD